Proteins encoded together in one Corallococcus soli window:
- a CDS encoding efflux RND transporter periplasmic adaptor subunit, with the protein MRRAESTTGRRSARAGLRLGALLGVVWLGAACGQRAEDAPAPTTPAVVSLGPENVVRVVPLRLQSGPLISGSLQARRLASVRAEVGGSILDVKADQGQVVKEGDLLARVEEGTLREQVLAARSTLTVARNALQVAKADEQRNQMLVKQGVITRRDFERTQLARTQAQGQLAEAQARLKLAQDQLGRTKVTAPFTGVVSERQVHMGDIVQPGAPLFTVVDPATLRLEASVPAAQLGQVRVGTPVDFRVTGYDDRAFKGRVELINPAVDPATGQVRIYVSIPNTEQTLLAGLFAEGRVASQAKQALAVPVDALDTRQEPPTVQRITDGKVEQVAVKLGLRDDVAQTVEVSSGLKAGDMVLLGSARDLTEGTPVKLTAAPEGPRKPGAPREAPGVGGAGRASGAPAQAPDAGTPSGPPVKVE; encoded by the coding sequence GTGAGACGAGCCGAATCAACGACGGGACGCCGGTCCGCGCGCGCGGGCCTGCGGCTGGGGGCGCTGCTGGGGGTCGTCTGGCTGGGGGCCGCGTGCGGACAGCGCGCGGAGGACGCGCCCGCGCCCACCACGCCCGCGGTGGTGTCCCTGGGGCCTGAGAACGTCGTGCGCGTGGTGCCCCTGCGGCTCCAGAGCGGCCCCCTCATCTCCGGTTCGCTCCAGGCGCGGCGGCTGGCGAGCGTGCGGGCGGAGGTGGGGGGCAGCATCCTGGACGTGAAGGCGGACCAGGGGCAGGTGGTGAAGGAGGGTGACCTCCTGGCGCGCGTGGAGGAGGGCACGCTGCGCGAGCAGGTGCTGGCGGCCCGGTCCACCCTGACCGTGGCGCGCAATGCCTTGCAGGTGGCGAAGGCGGATGAGCAGCGCAACCAGATGCTCGTCAAGCAGGGCGTCATCACCCGCCGCGACTTCGAGCGCACCCAGCTCGCGCGGACGCAGGCGCAGGGGCAGCTCGCCGAAGCGCAGGCGCGGCTGAAGCTGGCGCAGGACCAGCTGGGGCGCACGAAGGTGACCGCCCCGTTCACGGGCGTGGTGAGCGAGCGGCAGGTGCACATGGGCGACATCGTCCAGCCGGGCGCGCCGCTCTTCACGGTGGTGGACCCCGCCACGCTGCGGCTGGAGGCGTCCGTGCCCGCGGCGCAGCTGGGCCAGGTGCGGGTGGGCACGCCGGTGGACTTCCGCGTCACCGGCTACGACGACCGCGCCTTCAAGGGGCGCGTGGAGCTCATCAACCCCGCGGTGGACCCCGCGACGGGCCAGGTGCGCATCTACGTGAGCATCCCCAACACCGAACAGACGCTCCTGGCGGGCCTGTTCGCCGAAGGGCGCGTGGCGTCGCAGGCGAAGCAGGCGCTGGCGGTGCCGGTGGACGCGCTGGACACGCGCCAGGAGCCGCCCACCGTGCAGCGCATCACCGACGGCAAGGTGGAGCAGGTGGCGGTGAAGCTCGGCCTGCGGGACGACGTGGCGCAGACCGTGGAGGTGAGCTCGGGGCTGAAGGCCGGGGACATGGTGCTGCTCGGGTCCGCGCGCGACCTGACGGAAGGGACGCCCGTGAAGCTCACCGCCGCGCCCGAAGGACCGCGCAAGCCCGGGGCTCCTCGGGAGGCCCCCGGCGTGGGCGGTGCGGGCCGTGCCTCCGGTGCGCCCGCGCAGGCCCCGGATGCGGGCACGCCGTCAGGGCCCCCCGTGAAGGTCGAATAG
- a CDS encoding efflux RND transporter permease subunit encodes MFISDFAIKRPIITVTAMVALVVFGIVALINLETDEFPDVQQPVINVTIAYPGAAPDTVEREIVEPIEDAIFSISGIDGKKTTSSATDSLANFTVFFDFDKDVQEASQDIRDAISSKRADLPPEMEEPILTRFDPADQPIVSLVLTSDALDVPALTLIADPMVVGDLRSVPGVAQATVVGGVDREMTVQVRPTALQAAGLSVAQVVAALQAQNLAAPVGRLNSELQERTIRLKGRLATPEDFAQVPIAERNGRTLRLGEVADVFAGTEEPRTLSLYNGAQAVGIEVIKSKGYSTTEVADGVRERVKALQQQLPANARLEIVRDAGTRVENSVLNVQEALIEGALLTVLVVFLFLNSWRSTVITGLALPVSVLASFVSVWAFGFTLNTMSLLGLTLAIGILIDDAIVVRENIVRHVEMGKDHYTAAREGTNEIGLAVAATTFSIVAVFVPVAFMYGVAGQWFKPFALTIAISVLVSLFVSFSLDPMLSAYWPDPQIEKGQRRNFISRGLERFNHWFDRQADRYKGVIAWALDHRLAMVLLAVGSLVGAVALQGLFGGAGFVPVSDRAEIEMLVETPAGSSLDYTRRKVEEVSRLTREHPEVAYTYTTIGVPLPLRSPGVDQALVYVRLKPKDERKASQEVLGKTLREELRAVGGASVSVFTSGFGGAIKSIQLELRGPDSKGLNQLAQQVMKEVKQVPGAVDVGLSTRGEKPELEVELNRGVAGQLNVTVGMVAQSLRPAFAGLDSGDWVDPIGETRDVMVRLAPQFRENPSDLAQLPLVIGAGPTGAPVVVPLGQVVTVRQTIGPAQIDHLNREKVINVQANVAGRSLSEVMGEVQTRLEGVKLPPGYELSTGGESADQEEVFGRVFLALGVAVMLMYLILVIQFGSFLDPLAILVSLPLSLIGVVLALVATGDTLNIMSLIGVILLMGIVAKNAILLIDFAKWQHEKGMPLREALIEAGRIRLRPIMMTTLALIAGMVPVALGSGEGGDFRAPLGRAVIGGVITSTVLTLLVIPTVYEILSDGRTWMTRRLRKVFKGGAPGPVHGGGGEPRPQPQARQD; translated from the coding sequence GTGTTCATCTCCGACTTCGCCATCAAGCGCCCCATCATCACCGTCACGGCGATGGTGGCGCTCGTCGTGTTCGGCATCGTCGCGCTCATCAACCTGGAGACGGACGAGTTCCCGGACGTGCAGCAGCCGGTCATCAACGTCACCATCGCGTACCCGGGCGCGGCCCCGGACACGGTGGAGCGTGAAATCGTCGAGCCCATTGAAGATGCCATCTTCAGCATCTCCGGCATCGACGGGAAGAAGACGACGTCCAGCGCCACGGACAGCCTGGCGAACTTCACCGTCTTCTTCGACTTCGACAAGGACGTGCAGGAGGCGTCGCAGGACATCCGGGACGCCATCTCCAGCAAGCGCGCGGACCTGCCGCCGGAGATGGAGGAGCCCATCCTCACGCGCTTCGACCCGGCGGACCAACCCATCGTGTCGCTGGTGCTCACGTCGGACGCGCTGGACGTGCCGGCGCTGACGCTCATCGCGGACCCCATGGTGGTGGGGGACCTGCGCTCGGTGCCGGGCGTGGCGCAGGCCACGGTGGTGGGCGGCGTGGACCGGGAGATGACGGTGCAGGTGCGGCCCACGGCGCTCCAGGCGGCGGGCCTGTCGGTGGCGCAGGTGGTGGCGGCGCTCCAGGCGCAGAACCTGGCGGCGCCGGTGGGCCGGCTCAACTCCGAACTCCAGGAGCGCACCATCCGGCTCAAGGGCCGGCTGGCGACGCCGGAGGACTTCGCCCAGGTGCCCATCGCGGAGCGCAACGGGCGCACGCTGCGGCTGGGCGAGGTGGCGGACGTGTTCGCCGGCACCGAGGAGCCGCGCACGCTGTCGCTCTACAACGGCGCGCAGGCGGTGGGCATCGAGGTCATCAAGTCCAAGGGCTACAGCACCACGGAGGTCGCGGACGGCGTGCGCGAGCGGGTGAAGGCGCTCCAGCAGCAGCTGCCCGCCAACGCCCGGCTGGAGATCGTCCGCGACGCGGGCACGCGCGTGGAGAACTCCGTGCTCAACGTGCAGGAGGCGCTGATTGAAGGCGCGCTGCTGACGGTGCTGGTGGTGTTCCTGTTCCTCAACTCCTGGCGCTCCACGGTCATCACCGGCCTGGCGCTGCCGGTGAGCGTGCTGGCGTCGTTCGTGAGCGTCTGGGCCTTCGGCTTCACGCTCAACACGATGTCGCTGCTGGGGCTGACGCTGGCCATCGGCATCCTCATCGACGACGCCATCGTGGTGCGTGAGAACATCGTGCGGCACGTGGAGATGGGGAAGGACCACTACACGGCGGCGCGCGAGGGCACCAACGAGATTGGACTCGCGGTGGCGGCCACGACGTTCTCCATCGTGGCGGTGTTCGTGCCGGTGGCGTTCATGTACGGCGTCGCGGGACAGTGGTTCAAGCCGTTCGCGCTCACCATCGCCATCTCCGTGCTGGTGTCGCTGTTCGTCAGCTTCTCGCTGGACCCCATGCTCAGCGCGTACTGGCCCGACCCGCAGATTGAGAAGGGGCAGCGGCGCAACTTCATCTCGCGGGGGCTGGAGCGCTTCAACCACTGGTTCGACCGGCAGGCGGACCGCTACAAGGGCGTCATCGCGTGGGCGCTGGACCACCGGCTCGCGATGGTGCTGCTGGCGGTGGGCTCGCTGGTGGGCGCGGTGGCGTTGCAGGGGCTCTTTGGCGGCGCGGGCTTCGTGCCGGTGAGCGACCGCGCCGAAATCGAGATGCTGGTGGAGACGCCCGCGGGCTCCAGCCTGGACTACACGCGGCGCAAGGTGGAGGAGGTGTCCCGCCTCACGCGCGAGCACCCGGAGGTCGCGTACACATACACGACCATCGGCGTGCCGCTGCCGTTGCGCTCGCCGGGCGTGGACCAGGCCCTGGTGTACGTGCGGCTCAAGCCGAAGGACGAGCGCAAGGCGAGCCAGGAGGTGCTGGGCAAGACGCTGCGCGAGGAGCTGCGCGCGGTGGGCGGCGCGTCCGTGTCGGTGTTCACCAGCGGCTTCGGCGGGGCCATCAAGTCCATCCAGTTGGAGCTGCGCGGGCCGGATTCGAAGGGGCTCAACCAGCTGGCCCAGCAGGTGATGAAGGAGGTGAAGCAGGTGCCGGGCGCGGTGGACGTGGGGCTGTCCACGCGCGGTGAGAAGCCGGAGCTGGAGGTGGAGCTGAACCGCGGCGTCGCCGGTCAGCTCAACGTCACGGTGGGCATGGTGGCGCAGTCGCTGCGGCCGGCCTTCGCGGGGCTGGACTCCGGTGACTGGGTGGACCCCATTGGCGAGACGCGCGACGTGATGGTGCGGCTGGCGCCGCAGTTCCGGGAGAACCCCTCTGACCTGGCGCAGCTGCCGCTGGTGATTGGCGCGGGCCCCACGGGCGCGCCGGTGGTGGTGCCGCTGGGGCAGGTGGTAACGGTGAGGCAGACCATTGGCCCGGCGCAGATCGACCACCTGAACCGCGAGAAGGTCATCAACGTGCAGGCGAACGTGGCGGGCCGCTCCTTGTCGGAGGTGATGGGCGAGGTCCAGACGCGCCTGGAGGGCGTGAAGCTGCCGCCGGGCTACGAGCTGTCCACGGGCGGCGAGTCGGCGGACCAGGAGGAGGTGTTCGGCCGCGTGTTCCTGGCGCTGGGCGTGGCGGTGATGTTGATGTACCTCATCCTCGTCATCCAGTTCGGCTCGTTCCTGGATCCGCTGGCCATCCTGGTGTCGCTGCCGCTGTCGCTCATCGGCGTGGTGCTGGCGCTGGTGGCGACCGGGGACACGCTGAACATCATGAGCCTCATCGGCGTCATCCTGCTGATGGGCATCGTGGCGAAGAACGCCATCCTGCTCATCGACTTCGCCAAGTGGCAGCATGAGAAGGGCATGCCCCTGCGCGAAGCGCTCATCGAGGCGGGGCGCATCCGCCTGCGGCCCATCATGATGACGACCCTGGCGCTCATCGCGGGCATGGTGCCGGTGGCGCTGGGCAGCGGCGAAGGCGGCGACTTCCGGGCCCCGCTGGGTCGCGCGGTGATTGGCGGCGTCATCACCTCCACGGTCCTCACGCTGCTGGTGATACCCACGGTGTACGAGATTCTCTCGGACGGTCGTACGTGGATGACCCGGAGGCTGCGCAAGGTGTTCAAGGGCGGCGCGCCCGGGCCCGTGCACGGCGGCGGAGGTGAGCCCAGGCCCCAACCCCAGGCCCGCCAGGATTGA
- a CDS encoding 4-alpha-glucanotransferase: MELPSPLPDSHRSLITEALEALGVTRWVLSLHDPSFPGLPGEDVGWGSPYSEGAARFLAFARDLGFTGVQLGPQGQTTAHNPSPYDGTLFSRNTLNVALAPLTDPHGPWGALLSADTLARLSAEVPEGGGPEARYRHACRSQSLALQEAWETFLRERTRADAPAAIHALDQRFAAFREEHRAWLEPDALFDVLGARKGTPDDWRGWAESLDGRLYAPRPGEEARAEARIRELLTLEAEAVEQYAFRQLLVHEQHGVLRERAAGWGLKLYGDLQIGFSPRDTWTRQGLFLSAYLMGAPPSRTNPEGQPWNYPVLDPSRYVAPDGVGPGPVLRFMEARLGKMLSEYDGLRIDHPHGLVCPWVYRAGQADPLRAVQGGARLFSSPDLPDHPELARYAIVVPEQLDRARARHADGWVKSLTSEQVGRYARLFDTVVRAARERGRAREDVLCEVLSTLPFELSQVMARDGLGRFRVTQKADLDNPADVYRSENASPEDWIMVGNHDTKSLWRLVGEWQWKHLLRAQADYLAQRLHPEAEGREDFARQLAHEPGLLAQAKFADLFTSRARSVMVFFTDLLGMPDTYNAPGSVDARNWSLRLPQDWDWQYQQRLRAGAALNLPQVLAMALRAGGTEARSRHADLLARLDRAAARLRWGA; the protein is encoded by the coding sequence GTGGAGCTCCCGTCCCCGCTGCCCGATTCGCACCGCTCGCTCATCACCGAAGCCCTGGAGGCGCTGGGCGTCACCCGCTGGGTCCTGAGCCTCCATGACCCCAGCTTCCCCGGCCTCCCTGGCGAGGACGTGGGCTGGGGCTCGCCGTACTCCGAGGGCGCCGCGCGCTTCCTCGCCTTCGCCCGGGACCTGGGCTTCACCGGCGTCCAACTGGGGCCCCAGGGGCAGACCACGGCGCACAACCCGTCGCCGTATGACGGGACGCTGTTCTCGCGCAACACGCTCAACGTGGCGCTCGCGCCGCTCACGGATCCGCACGGGCCCTGGGGCGCGCTGCTGTCCGCCGACACGCTGGCGCGGCTGTCCGCGGAGGTGCCCGAAGGTGGAGGCCCGGAGGCCCGCTACCGCCACGCCTGTCGCTCCCAGTCGCTGGCATTGCAGGAGGCCTGGGAGACGTTCCTCCGGGAGCGGACCCGCGCGGATGCGCCCGCCGCCATCCACGCGTTGGACCAGCGCTTCGCGGCGTTCCGGGAGGAGCACCGGGCCTGGCTGGAGCCGGATGCGCTCTTCGACGTGCTCGGGGCGCGCAAGGGCACTCCGGATGACTGGCGGGGTTGGGCGGAGTCGCTGGACGGGCGCCTCTACGCACCCCGGCCGGGAGAAGAGGCGCGGGCCGAAGCGCGCATCCGGGAGCTGCTGACGCTCGAAGCGGAGGCGGTGGAGCAGTACGCCTTCCGCCAGCTCCTCGTGCACGAACAGCACGGCGTCCTTCGCGAGCGCGCCGCGGGCTGGGGCCTGAAGCTGTACGGCGATCTCCAGATCGGGTTCTCGCCCCGGGACACCTGGACGCGGCAGGGGCTGTTCCTGTCCGCGTACCTCATGGGGGCGCCGCCCAGTCGCACCAACCCGGAGGGCCAGCCGTGGAACTACCCCGTGCTGGACCCCTCGCGCTACGTCGCCCCGGACGGTGTGGGGCCCGGCCCGGTGCTGCGCTTCATGGAGGCGCGGCTGGGCAAGATGCTCTCCGAGTACGACGGGCTGCGCATCGACCATCCCCACGGGCTCGTGTGTCCGTGGGTGTACCGTGCGGGCCAGGCGGATCCGCTGCGCGCCGTGCAGGGCGGGGCGCGCCTCTTCTCCTCACCGGACCTGCCGGACCACCCGGAGCTGGCCCGCTACGCCATCGTCGTCCCGGAGCAACTGGACCGCGCGCGGGCGCGTCACGCGGATGGCTGGGTGAAGTCGCTGACGTCCGAACAGGTGGGCCGCTACGCGCGCCTCTTTGACACCGTGGTGCGCGCGGCACGGGAGCGGGGACGTGCCCGCGAGGACGTGCTGTGCGAGGTGCTGAGCACGCTGCCCTTCGAGTTGTCCCAGGTGATGGCGCGCGACGGGCTGGGCCGCTTCCGCGTCACGCAGAAGGCGGACCTGGACAACCCGGCGGACGTGTATCGCAGCGAGAACGCGTCCCCCGAGGACTGGATCATGGTGGGCAACCACGACACGAAGTCGCTCTGGCGGCTCGTGGGTGAGTGGCAGTGGAAGCACCTGCTGCGCGCCCAGGCGGACTACCTCGCGCAGCGGCTGCACCCGGAGGCGGAGGGCCGTGAGGACTTCGCGCGCCAGCTCGCGCATGAGCCGGGGCTGCTCGCGCAGGCGAAGTTCGCGGACCTCTTCACCAGCCGCGCCCGCAGCGTGATGGTGTTCTTCACGGACCTGCTGGGCATGCCGGACACGTACAACGCCCCGGGCTCCGTGGACGCTCGCAACTGGTCGCTGCGCCTTCCCCAGGACTGGGACTGGCAATACCAGCAGCGCCTGCGCGCGGGCGCGGCCCTCAACCTGCCGCAGGTGCTCGCCATGGCCTTGCGCGCGGGGGGGACCGAAGCGCGGAGCCGCCACGCGGACCTCCTCGCCCGCCTGGACCGCGCCGCCGCCCGGCTCCGGTGGGGCGCGTAG
- a CDS encoding DEAD/DEAH box helicase yields the protein MTTRPNAIDRLSPAVRYQIANGLGWSGLRPVQSLSIEAILDGANCVVLAPTAGGKTEAAFLPLLSKMDVEDWRGVSVLYVAPIRALLNNQEARLSQLTGLIGRRAGKWHGDVKEPARKRLIDDPPDLLAITPESLEAMLLSTRTPARRFLAHLRAVVIDEVHAFAGDDRGAHLVALLERISRIAEADVQRIGLSATVGDPETIVSWLSGSSLRPQRIVDPGSARKPPELALDFVGTLDNAALLIDRLYPGTRRLVFVDSRRRVEELGHRLSQKGVDVYLSHSSLALSQRTAAEKAFEEGANCVIVATSALELGIDVGDLDHVIQIDAPSSVSSFLQRMGRTGRRAGATANCTFLATDDDALLRAAAIIDLFRSGYVEPAGPSAWSPHVLAHQAIALAMQEQGSASHSWWNWIEGCAAFRDVSTSEREAIVRHMVDNDILVEADARLALGARGEKLYGARNFLELYAVFSTPRVLRVMHGQTEVGVVDASFLQDKERQSPNFVLAGRPWRIAGIDWKGGTCSVEPGEAGGYPRWFGQPVSLDRSLCQAMRRVLCGSKSDPSWSKRAAAALGAQRESHSFTQDAALPLEEGPDGRCRWWTFGGGAGNRVLAGLLEQEFGARVSPGNTFITFADGAAESIVALRQAIDALASRSPLGWADAARLIDPGQRARISKFQPCLPPEIEHGLIARETMNVDDANTTLAEWKRSSTQDDAGGR from the coding sequence GTGACGACGCGCCCGAACGCCATCGACCGCCTGAGCCCCGCCGTTCGCTACCAGATAGCGAATGGGCTGGGATGGAGCGGCCTGCGTCCGGTGCAGTCTCTGTCGATCGAAGCCATCCTCGACGGCGCCAACTGCGTCGTTCTCGCGCCCACCGCAGGTGGTAAGACCGAAGCAGCTTTCCTCCCGCTGCTCTCGAAGATGGACGTGGAGGATTGGCGCGGCGTCTCCGTGCTCTACGTCGCGCCGATTCGCGCGCTCCTCAACAACCAGGAGGCGCGGCTTTCGCAGCTTACGGGGCTCATCGGTCGGCGCGCCGGCAAGTGGCACGGCGACGTGAAAGAACCCGCGCGCAAGCGCCTCATCGACGACCCTCCTGATCTCTTGGCCATCACGCCGGAGTCGCTTGAGGCGATGCTTCTCTCGACGCGCACTCCAGCGCGGCGTTTCCTCGCCCACCTTCGCGCGGTCGTCATCGACGAAGTTCACGCCTTCGCGGGGGACGATCGCGGCGCGCACCTGGTGGCGTTGCTTGAGCGAATCTCCCGCATCGCCGAGGCGGATGTGCAGCGCATCGGACTCTCGGCGACGGTCGGCGACCCCGAGACCATCGTCTCGTGGCTTAGCGGGAGCAGCCTGCGTCCACAGCGCATCGTCGACCCGGGCAGCGCGCGCAAGCCGCCGGAGCTGGCGCTCGACTTCGTGGGCACGCTCGACAACGCGGCGCTCCTCATTGACCGGCTGTACCCGGGAACGCGGCGGCTCGTCTTCGTCGACAGCCGACGACGTGTCGAGGAGCTGGGGCATCGCCTCTCGCAGAAGGGCGTGGACGTCTACCTGTCGCACTCGTCGCTCGCCCTCTCGCAGCGGACGGCCGCCGAGAAGGCCTTCGAGGAAGGAGCCAACTGCGTCATCGTCGCGACCAGCGCGCTTGAGCTCGGCATCGACGTCGGCGATCTAGACCATGTGATTCAGATCGACGCGCCGAGCAGTGTCTCGTCCTTCCTCCAGCGCATGGGACGCACGGGCCGCCGTGCCGGTGCGACGGCGAACTGCACCTTCCTCGCGACCGACGATGACGCGCTCCTGCGCGCTGCCGCCATCATCGACCTCTTCAGGAGCGGATACGTCGAACCGGCGGGGCCTTCAGCGTGGTCGCCACACGTGCTGGCGCATCAGGCCATTGCGCTTGCGATGCAGGAGCAGGGCTCGGCTTCTCACTCCTGGTGGAACTGGATCGAGGGCTGTGCGGCGTTTCGTGACGTCTCGACAAGTGAGCGCGAAGCCATCGTTCGACACATGGTCGACAACGACATCCTCGTCGAAGCCGACGCGCGGCTGGCGCTCGGCGCCCGAGGAGAAAAACTCTACGGAGCGCGTAACTTCCTCGAGCTCTACGCCGTGTTCTCGACACCTCGCGTGCTGCGGGTGATGCACGGCCAGACGGAAGTTGGAGTCGTCGACGCGTCGTTCCTCCAAGACAAGGAACGTCAGAGCCCGAACTTCGTCCTCGCTGGCCGCCCCTGGCGCATCGCAGGCATCGACTGGAAGGGCGGCACCTGCTCGGTCGAGCCCGGCGAGGCGGGCGGCTACCCGCGCTGGTTCGGGCAGCCCGTGAGCCTCGATCGCTCGCTGTGCCAGGCCATGCGTCGCGTCCTCTGCGGTTCGAAGAGCGACCCCTCGTGGTCGAAGCGCGCGGCTGCGGCCCTCGGAGCCCAACGCGAATCGCACTCCTTCACCCAAGACGCTGCACTGCCCCTCGAAGAGGGACCCGACGGCCGCTGTCGCTGGTGGACGTTCGGCGGCGGCGCGGGCAACCGCGTACTCGCGGGCCTGCTCGAGCAGGAGTTCGGCGCGCGCGTCTCGCCCGGCAACACCTTCATCACATTCGCCGACGGTGCCGCCGAGAGCATCGTCGCGCTCCGGCAGGCTATCGACGCGCTCGCCTCTCGCTCGCCGCTCGGTTGGGCCGACGCCGCGCGCCTCATCGATCCCGGGCAGCGCGCGCGCATCTCGAAGTTCCAGCCATGCCTACCGCCGGAGATTGAGCACGGGCTCATCGCCCGCGAGACGATGAACGTCGATGACGCAAACACGACCCTCGCGGAGTGGAAGCGCAGTTCGACGCAGGACGACGCAGGAGGCCGTTGA
- the brxD gene encoding BREX system ATP-binding protein BrxD, whose product MSEPSVLLRKDVIEALRRGTVPRRGLDLFAVGTDRFAVSLREELERCATGGAVFKALRGDFGCGKSFTARWYQQQALAHGFAVAEVQVSESDTPLHRLETVYRRATEGLRTVEWDTGAFRAVISQWLMGLEEEVSRTLRDPDDLKALAAGVGALLEARLKDVSAVQPQYAAVLRAYHAAEVAEDHALAEGLIAWLMGQPNVSADIKRHAGIKGEIDHTGALGFLRGLLAVLQQCGRPGLLLVLDEVETIQRVRSDSRDKSLEAIRKLIDDLYGGRFAGLYVLITGTPAFFDGPNGVKRLPPLAQRLHVDFSGNARWDNPRDVQVRLSPFDQERLLEVGRRVRDLYPTNHPDRMKARVTDAVLAGLANEVAGKLGGKVGVAPRIFLRKLVATILDRVDLFPEFDPAKDLDIRIDTDELTLEEQAAAAGRKPDDIEIDL is encoded by the coding sequence ATGAGCGAGCCGAGCGTGCTGCTCCGCAAAGACGTCATCGAGGCACTGCGCCGGGGCACGGTTCCGCGCCGGGGACTTGATCTCTTCGCCGTGGGGACCGACCGCTTCGCGGTCTCGCTTCGCGAGGAGCTCGAACGCTGCGCGACCGGCGGCGCCGTCTTCAAGGCGCTGCGCGGTGATTTCGGCTGCGGCAAGAGCTTCACCGCGCGCTGGTACCAGCAGCAGGCGCTCGCACACGGGTTCGCGGTCGCCGAGGTGCAGGTCTCGGAGAGCGACACGCCGCTGCATCGACTTGAGACGGTGTACCGCCGAGCGACCGAAGGCCTGCGCACTGTGGAGTGGGACACAGGCGCGTTCCGCGCAGTCATCTCCCAGTGGCTCATGGGTCTCGAAGAGGAGGTGTCCCGCACGCTCCGCGACCCCGATGACCTGAAGGCGCTTGCGGCCGGGGTCGGCGCTCTGCTCGAGGCCAGGCTCAAGGACGTGAGCGCCGTGCAGCCGCAGTACGCTGCGGTGCTTCGCGCCTACCACGCCGCGGAGGTCGCCGAGGACCACGCGCTCGCCGAAGGGCTCATCGCCTGGCTGATGGGGCAGCCGAACGTCAGCGCGGACATCAAGCGCCATGCGGGCATCAAGGGCGAGATCGACCACACAGGCGCGCTCGGCTTTCTGCGTGGCCTGCTCGCGGTGCTCCAACAGTGCGGGCGACCGGGCCTCCTGCTCGTCCTCGACGAAGTAGAGACGATCCAGCGCGTTCGCTCGGACAGCCGTGATAAGAGCCTCGAGGCGATCCGCAAGCTCATCGACGACCTCTACGGCGGGCGATTTGCTGGGCTCTACGTGCTCATCACGGGCACGCCTGCCTTCTTCGACGGGCCGAATGGCGTGAAGCGGCTGCCGCCGCTCGCCCAGCGCCTCCACGTCGACTTCTCCGGGAACGCCAGATGGGATAACCCGCGCGACGTCCAGGTGCGCCTCTCGCCGTTCGACCAGGAGCGGCTGCTTGAGGTCGGTCGCCGCGTACGTGACCTGTACCCGACGAACCACCCCGATCGCATGAAGGCCCGCGTGACCGACGCGGTGCTCGCGGGGCTTGCCAACGAGGTCGCAGGGAAGCTCGGTGGGAAGGTGGGGGTTGCCCCCCGCATCTTCCTGCGGAAGCTCGTCGCCACAATCCTCGACCGCGTCGACCTGTTTCCCGAGTTCGACCCGGCCAAGGACCTCGACATCCGCATTGATACCGACGAGCTCACGCTCGAAGAACAGGCTGCAGCCGCCGGTAGGAAGCCGGATGACATTGAGATCGACTTGTGA